TCGATCACTCACTTAACAAGCTGCGGCAAGGTCAACTTGGCGCTTTCCTCTTTTAGTCGTACAGCCAGAACTCCCAGGGCCTTCTTCAGTAAGCTCCGCTGTCCTGGCTGGTTGAATCCAGACCTGACAAATACACAAAAGTCAAAGATTGATTTAACAGAAACTCTTTCAAAGGCAAACAGCTTTTCCAAAGAAAACGTTAAAGGTTTGTGGTGCTGGTCCCCCTCACCAGCTCAAAGTGGTGTTCAGGACCTGCAGAAGCAGCTGGTAGCTTGATGACATTAGATTGTACTCCTGAACATCCGTGGCAGGTCCGTCCACAACGCCGTTGTTCTCAGACAGcagtgtctgggggggggggggggagaaacgagGCATaagttattttaaaagaaatggaAGAAAGCTTCACTCATATCTACAGCTTTCTTTGCACCTGAAAGTGGTTGTGGCAGTTCTCCAGGTGTGAGCAGAGCGCCGGCAGCAGCTGGACACAGTAGGCAGCAATATCATTGGAGCTCCTCTGTTGCAGATGGGAGAAGCCCAGGCTCTTATCGGTCCTTCCCTGCACAAGACAATATGTCATTGAGGTTGGGGTCATATAAgcatgcatattagttttatacAGTTAACAAAATATCACTCAAAGCGTCTCTGCAGAAAATATACTTTCATCAGGCCTTCATTTTATttacctgaaataaaaaaactaagaaatgatgaaatcataACAGATGTTTTTCATAAGTTCTCTGATCTCATCACTGTAGGCCTGTAGGTTTGTTCTGCACCTTGAAGAAAGGAGTTCTCTTGGCGGGGGCAGCTGTGAGACTGAACTCCAGTTTGCGATGcatgtcctccagcaggaacaCCAGCTCAGCAGGACCCAGCAGAACCTCCTCCCGCACCTCATCCACATGAGAATAAATAGAGATGCATAACAACAACCTGTGTATTGATGTATGTGAGGATTACATTTGTGTAGTAGATTAAAACTGGATGGAAATTAATTGCACTAAAATTCAAACATCAAAAAATGGATTTGAGCTGGAAGTCTCAACACGGTCTGGACACGAAAACAATGGAAAATAGGgtcaatattttgttttttaaacttattaattccaaaaagaaaaaggaaaatacaaaaccaaATCATTTTGTCAAGAAAGCCAATACCAAGCTACTCATTCCCGTTCTTACCTTGGTGTGGAGCTCAGAGTCAAGCAGTGAGCACGACAGCAGGCCACACTGCAGCACATTAAGCACCTCCATGTCCAGCTCCCTGAAATACGGCCTGTAGGACGCCAGGCTGACGCCTTGGCGGATCTCCTTCTCCGGCTGCTCCTTTAGCACAAGCAGAATACCCCTTTAAGCAAAGTtccaataaaaaatgtaaaaaagagatTCATACGTGAAGTAAAAGTTCACCTGCTGAGTTTTGTCTGCTTCAGTTGTCTCGTCAAGCTGAGAGGCGATCTCTGAGGAAATCTTGCCGGGGgccttccttttctttcctgcgCCATCTAAAACACCACATATGTGAGTTAGAGACATATGTGGGCATTTATTCCTTCATCGAGCTGATTGGGTTCCATCTATCATGGAGCAAACTATCTTTTGTTACCTTTCTTTGCCTTATtcacaggagcagcagcactaAGTGAAACCCCAACTGTGCTTTCTCCATCAAAGTTGGCGACAGGTGGAACATAGCCAGGTGTTACTGAAACACACGTAAGAAAAAGTGCTATTTTTCAACACGCACGTGAGGAGATCTTTAGATGCTCAGCATTGATGGATCGGAAAGTCACCTGCCAAAGCCCTCTCCAGCACTGTCTGGAGGTAAGTGATGTTCTGCAAACGGGTCATCACTTTCATCTTCATCTCGGTTTCCTTCTGTTCACAGAAGGCATTGACGACCTATCGCAGGGCGGTTTTAGTAACGTCTAACCAACTTTTAAGAAATCGCATCGTAAAAATCCCACACATGCAGTTACCTCTCTGAACCAGTTGATGGTGTAAAACAGCAACGTACAGAAGAATTCTCTCTCGGCTTTTGACAGGCTCTCCATTTTCTCCATCACGTCCATGTCCGTCAGGATCAGCGGGCAGCCTTTGTTCCAGCaaacgtaaacacacacacacacacacacacacacacacacacacacacattgtttacTAGCCATAGAAATGAGACCAGACTGGATTTCAGGAGAATGGTGTAACTTCCACTTCCTCACCCAGAAGGCCGTCAATCTCATCCAGGTCTCCCTGGTGCAATCTGTGCTCACAGAGTCTCAGGAGGCGGAAAAACGGACACAGACTGAGAGGAGACACTCGCCTGTCCCCACAACATACAGGAAGGAAACAATATGAAACATCCTGCTGGTTACACAAATGTTTGGAACGTATTGCAAAATAAACAGACAGCGAGTGAAATACAGTCATCAGAACCAGTGAGAagtggggagagggaggtgacTGACTTGTGGGCCTTTGTGCTTTGACTCTGCTGCTCTCCTTTGGCCTTAATATCATTGGCCAGTAGTGGCAGCAAGTTGATGGCAATGTTCCCCTGATCCTCCAGGTCGTACATCACCCGCGGCGTAAGAGGAAAGGAACTGGGATACACAGAGGAGGGATTAATAACAGAAGTAATAAGATTCTTAAAAGAAGTCATTTCCTTTGCTGCCAGCTGCCCATCACTTACCCCGACATTTCTGGTCCGAGATCCGCAACAAAGTCAACCTGGAACTCATCTATGACACACTTTCCGATGTTCTCCTATTGGTTGGACCATTACACAACCAAAATGCTGAAAGCTGCCTTGTGCTAGTTGTGTCTTATGTTTGGATGCATATCATAGACATTGAACATGAAGAGATAAGAGGAGTGATAAAGACAGGGACATGTTTGTTTGAGACCGACCTGCACCTGCAGGTCCAGGGTGGAGTTCAGCATCAGGTTGGCCAGTTCGTCGTAGTAAAGAGCTGCAGCCTCAGGTGAGCTTTCGATGCTGGACTTGACCAGCTCTAACAGGGCTGTCACCTGCAACGAGCAATAACGCGATTGCACAGCTTTCTAAAATAATGTGATGCCGATGGCAAACTGATAAACCCAAATGTGAACTAAGTCTTGTCAACTTATAAAACCAAATTGCATGCTAAATAGTTATAGGCCTTTCACTGATATGCTGAAGAAAGCTgacagatatatatttttttatatgatCTAACCTTATATACAATTAAACACTATATCTAGAATTGAGGAACATAACAGGTTACTGATATCTATTTGTACGTCATTATTCACTAGTTAACCATAACTGTAAGCCACAATACAGAAAGTAGTATGAATCACAGGAAGAAGCATGTGGGTACACGATAGTTATTGGCCAGTTATTCTCCTCCCCTCAGTTATCTATTTTGCAATGGCACTGTTGCTGCATCCTGACCTCAGCGCCAGCTAAGACAACTCTCATGGATTTAATCAAATACAAACAACACAGATGATTTTCCGCCGCTCTGCTGGATTATGATGGCTTCAACCTTCCTTGCTAAAAGAAGGTGTGGGGAAAGGTCTGGCTTAGCCAAGCTAGAATTAAAGGGATAGTGAAATTCAAAAACAGTAACGTTTGTGCAAAATACACATTGTTCTTTCCGATTGTTTTAATCCATAATACGTACCTGTCTGAGTGTCTCCTGCGGTAACGACACATTCTTTGACTCCTTCCCTTTCAGCCTGGGAGGTTGTGGAGGCAGAGGGTATGATTGTGACCGAATGAAGACGTGAAATACTGACTCTAAGCATGTATACTGCTTGTGAGTAACACCTCTTACCTGGCGGCCCCCATGCTTCCTACAATCCTGACAGCACCAATGATGCCGATGCGCTTGTACTTCAGCGCCGTGCTGGAGAGCTGTTTGCGGATCACAATGTGCATGTCGTCCTGAGGGGTGAAACAGAGTCGGAGAGCTCGGTCAGCAGGTGAGATGATGtcgagaaaaagacaaagatggGTTTGAACTTAAAAGACGGGAGTCGTCCTTTGAATGTTTACCTGGATGTGAGATCCCTGCTGCTGATGCCCAAAGGCCAGGCTGCTCAGGAGGTGGAAGAGTCTACGGATCTGCTGGGGTGTGAGGTTGTCCATGTAATCTAAGATTCCCTGAATCCAATAGAGTTCTCAGTTACAAAAACTGACCAAactcaataataataaacctTTGGTTTTTATGGTTTGTTTCGCAAATAGTAAGGGCAGATATGTGGATCACCATACCTTGACAAAAACTGCATAAAGGGCCATTTCGGAGTGTTTTTCTGTCACAAGGCCGCAGAGCAGCTCGAGGGCCATGTCCACCTCCCCGCCCACACCACTGCACACGTGGGTTACCAGGGAGCCGACAACCTCCTGCACAACATGCACGGTGGAAATACAATGACTCGGCtgcaaaaatacataaaagagaagagaaaaaaaaaagaatctcaaACCCACCTGTTGGCAGTACGAGTCGAACGCAGTGAATGAGTGCCGGTACATGTGTCCCCCAAAAGGCACCACACAAGGGTCAGGGGAGCGCAACAAGCTCTGAGCCAGAGCCAGGATGGAGGGGAAATACCCCCGcatgacctagagagtcaccATTGATCAATACAACCCATCGCTCAAATAACAAAGAATGACACAAAACTTCTGTCAATAAAATGCACTTTACGTCAGCAGACCGACCCACCTGAGCATAGTCCCTGAAGGTCCTCTGGAGTAGAACCTCCTGGATGAATCCACTCCTCACTTTCACCTTCAGcaccctctctgccccccgTCGACTCTGGTTGGCGTTGGTGGAGTGGAGGATGAACAGCACCAGCAGATCCAACACCTGACACGGCGCAGCAAATATCAGACAGACGGATTCAAATCCCCGTAAATGTGAGATGTGAAACAACAGTTCTCCTACAGGTCCTTGATTTCACATGTGTCGGATTTGAAGATGACAGTTAGTGTGAATGCGGCGTATTGTGCTCACCTTGTggtcctcctctttgtccacgGACTCTATCGCCTAATAAAAAACAAGTGCAGTTAGCGGCGCTAACATTGAAGAGAGCAAAAATATCAGTACGTAGAAATCAATTAAAGcaagggaaaataaaataatggttCATTTTCAGACCTTGAGCCAAGCCTCGGATATTGTTTTCTGGAATCGCACCGCTGACTTGATGCCGTCCAGTACCAATGTAACGCTGTCTTGGCTGCTGCCAGCTGACGGCGTGGCAGCGGACCTGCTCCAAGACCGGACTTATTAGATCAAATTCAGGAATGCAATTGTATCAAGAACCTGCTGGCCTACTTCAAAACGAGTTCCTGACCAAGCATTATATAAAAGGTTACGAGGGATTTTAAATCTGTGACGTCTTACGCTGTTGATCCTTTGCTCTTCATGAGGCTCTGAGAGGCCTGCAGCACCAGGGGGAGAACACACTGCTCCAACTCCAGCTTTTTACGAAGATTACACACCACCTACCACGAAAAACACACGGCACATtcctgatttaaaaataatacatcACAATTACTATCTCTATCTTATGCAGAACGATGTCGACATGTCACTGAGCTCTGACCTCATATGCATCAGAGGCTGAGACAGAATGTAGGATGAACTTGATCACCACAGGTAGGTCCTCCAGTTGCACAGCTCCCAAGGTGACCATGACGGCTCCACGGACCTGAGAGGGCAGACAGTGACCGATCACAACCCAGTGACGTTCCCTTGGCCtgtaatattcacaaaaaatctATGTAATAGAATCTGTGTGCGACTATTACCTCAGTAAGTAATGAGGAACTAAGGTTCAAACTAGAGAGGGCATCCAGGATGGGCACAGTCAACTGAGTGTTCTCCTGGAGTAAAGAGCTGCAGAGAACAGGACAGCCAGTAGGATTAATGACTGAAACGACACATACGGCCCAAGAGGCGCCGACCTGTGGTGGAGATGTACTGCACATACTTGAGCTCTTTAGCGATGTCATTGTGCTGGGAGTCTTCCAGTATCTCTGGCAAACTGCTGATGATGTCACGCTGAACCTCCACTGGTGCTACTGACACCAGCTCCATGAGCTTCGCTGCCAACTGCTGCAAATAACAGGCCACAAAAAGGGCTGAAATGAAGACATGCCCTTCTAGACTGATACTGATTACTGGTGTGAAGAAGAAACGCATGATTGCAGGTCTGCTGGATAAAAGCACGGGTATTAACATTTTAATGGCTGTGACCGCCTCTCATATGCAACCTATCATCAAATAAATGACTACCTTGCTGTCCACAACTCGGTCCAGCCATTTAAACTGGTTGATAATTGTGTGAGGAATGTTgagtcctccatctccagcactGTGAGGGACAGAACAAGGTCACATTTAGCTAAATAACACAGCGGCAAAACCGAGACTGTGAAATGGTTCAAATGCTCTAAGAAACAAAATACGGACCCGTCAAACATAAATTCAGGGAGCTTCTCGAGCAAAGTGTTGATGATCACGGTctgcatgaaaatgaaaagtagATTATGTGCACATGCGCAATTCACATTTACTGTAAATGCCTGACAGGGAGAAAAATTTCAACTTTAGTTTTTTCTGCGTGAGATCCTTCGTGAAGGGGTGATTCTTGGTAAAAATAATCTGACCTGCAGCATCTCAATCCCCAACAGCATGCGTAGCAAACTTTCCTGAAAAGAGCTGACGTTACTGCAACACagaacaaaacacgtcagtagGTCAAACACCACATGTGTGTCTGCCCGAGTGGCCTCCATTACCACATGAGACTCACCCGGAGTCTCCATCAGACAATTGTGGGACACATGGAAGAAGGCAGTTCCTAAACCGCTCAGGGTCCTCAATATGAGACTCCAGCCCAGCAGTGAATTCCTGCACAATCTGAGCAAAGAAGTGTCCGTGAAACACAACAGCCTCACGTTGAATACCGCGACCTTGTGTAGAGATGGTgcaacgttgttgttgttttttacttaCCCCTGGGAACCTGGGACTCTTCTGAAGTTGTTTCAGCAACCTTTTTTGGAAAACGATTTGATCGACAGCTGGAGGGAAAAGATAAGAACAAGAAGTGGTCAAACTCATCCCATTTggtggctctgtgtgtttttgacgTTGGAATGAGTGTGTTTTACCGATCTCATTGGATGTTCCAGCTTGTTTCAAGGTGACACCTGCCTCCCGAAGAAAGACACCAAATACACTTTCATTGGTTTCCTCTGGAGCTGGCTCCTTTGGCTTGGGAGCAGTGGTGCGACTCTTCTTTGCCTCTATGGAGAGAGCAAAATAAACCTTGTATGTAAAGGGAGTAGGATGCATTGTAAATAAGGAAAGGCAAGAGTGAATTTAGATATCTTTACTGCCTTCACTGGGGAACACATAGGTCGGTCTTACACTGTTGAGATGTTATACAACACTTACTACTGGTCGATGTGGCTCCATCTCCTTTACCCGCAGAATTGCGCCGCTTTTTACGCATCATCTAATGAAACATGAAGGACAACAGGTTTTCAACAGCTAACGTCAACGTTACACCAGGCTAGCATCAACAGTTAACAACAAGCTACGGTGTCGTTATAAGAAGTGAGCGTCACTTGGGGAGACGTGACAGTTGACGTTACATAGCAACCATTATGATGTGGCTACGCTAATAGCTAATGCAGTAAAACACAACTAACGCTAGTTAAGTTATGTTGCGTGCCGCGAGACGTACGTTTGGTAGAAATAGGATAACCCAGGCGAAGATTATACACGTACagccaaagacacacacgttACAAAACAAACTTCCGCGCCAAATGCGTTGTGTGCGTCACAAACCAGTTAGGGATCATCTAACCTCCATGACCATTTTCATGGAGTTTGCGAAAAGAGGGCAACGGCTATGAAGATATTATACTGTCTAAAAAAACGACTATTTATTGCGAAAGTAACTTTAGTTACTTTATAACTTAGTCTGTTGACTGAAGTATATGTTGTGCTTTGAAAAAGTGGTCCGTTGTTCAATGCTACTAGGGCCACAACATATTGTGTACGGTCTCTAATGTTTGAGCAGTAGGCTGCATGTTTTACATAGTCCTGTTGTCCGTTGATGGGCGGAGTGAGAAATCTGTCGAGATAATGACCCGTGACTACTTTTATCGGGATGCGCCGTCTAAAGAAACATGCGAAACCCCAAAGCGCGGTACCTGCGCAACGCTGTCAACGAGTGTGCTGTATATCATGCGCCTTCACTTATATTGTCTAAAAAAGTGACTATATATTGCGAACATAACGTTACCTTCTTTATAACTTAGTCTGTTGACTGGAGTATATGTTGTGCTTTTAAAAGTGGTCCGTTGTTCAATACTACTAAGGGCACAACATATTGTGTACGGTCTCTAATGTTTGAGCATTAGGCTGCATGTTTTAGATAGTCCTGTTGTCCGTTGATGGGCGGGTGAGAAATCTGTCGAGATAATGACCCGTGACTACTTAAAGGATTTAAGTGACCCGTGACTACTTAACGTATTTGGGGTATTTCTCACATCCAATGAGATCGGATGCGCCGTCTGAAGAAACACGCAAAACTCCAAAGCGCGGTACCTGCGCAACGTTATCAAAGAGTGTGCTCTACATCAAGAGCTTTCACTGCAAACTGCCTCCTTCATCGCTTGACTTGAGTTTCCTACAGCGCAGTCAATTCCTCATTCTATTGTTTTTTCATCTTGAATTTCTATATTcaataacaatatattttgtatattcCTTGTTTTTGTATGTACTGTGTTTTGTAATAGAGAACACATGTTAATTACATGTATGCATAAGCACACATGGGGAATAAAGCTGATTCAGACGTGACAATGTGTGGGGGGAAGTTCGTGACCCGACCTTTAGGCTGATGGTGGGGAACCATCTTGCGAGCTAAACACAAGATCTTTGACTCTATTTGAAGGCTTGCTCAAGAAAGTATAGTGGCACCGAAATAAAGCGATCATTGTGACTCAACAAAAGGAGCAGCTATCAAGCATGGCGAGAATGGCTGCGAAGTTTTACGACCTATCGGCCAAACTATTGACGGGAGAAACCTTTAATTTCTCCTCACTGCAGGGCAAAGTTGTCCTCATCGAGAATGTGGCGTCCCTCTGAGGTACGACCTCCAGGGATTACACCCAGATGAACGAGCTCCACGAGCGGTACGCCGGCAAGGGGCTCGTGATCCTGGGCGTGCCCTGCAACCAGTTCGGCCATCAGGTGAGGAAGTGaaggttttattcacttttGCGTGCTATAGGCCTATTTCCTCGGAAACAAACGTACCTGCGTTTAATATGTTGAAAAAATGATACAAACGCGTGTTTGTTGtcaacttttatttatatttattggcTATTTACTCAGATGGAGTTGTAATCCTGGTTTAGACTTTCGGCTTTATATGTCCAAATTCGTTTGCTAGTCCCATTAGATCTGCTAAAGATTGTAATTAAagttgttatatttataattgaACCTCTAAATTTGAGGACACATTTCGCTAATGAGGAATTTAGTTCCTTTGAGATTAAATTTCAGCATTAAATATTTAGGAAACAGGACAATTTATTATGCATATAGAATAATCAATATGTAATTTATTAACTAAGTATTAACAAACCCTAGTAAGTCATTAACAGGCAGTTACGGAAATTATAAGAAGTGACGACAGTTTAGAGGGGAAGGGTTCTCTCTGTCCAAGAACAATGGCAGATTAAGAGAACCAGATAAGACaaccaaaaatgaatgaatgactgatTGAGATAAGAGCTGATCTGGAAATGATCCATGGTTTATTAGCCATTCAATTTGACTTATTTTATACCATTGAGTAAGTGAGTAACTGATTAAGTGGAATTTAAATTGGGTTTGACTGCTATGACAGTTTTCCATTCAACTTGAACCACAAACCTTTTGTTTGCAGTTCCCTCATAAAACTAATTAATACCTGTCCATGGAGACGTAATGCCATGTTAATACTTTCTCAAGGACACTTCTCAGTGTCCCCTGGAACTTCCTGCTTCCCGAACTGTAACATGACCACACCGTTTCTGACTAACCCATTCAGGAGAACTGCAAGAACGAGGAAATTCTCCTGTCCCTGAAGTACGTCCGTCCTGGAAATGGCTTTGAGCCGAAGTTTCAGCTCTTGGAGAAAGTGGATGTGAACGGGAAAGATGCCCACCCCCTGTTTGTGTTCCTGAAGGGGAAGCTGCCGTACCCCAGCGACGAGCCCGGCGCCCTGATGAACGACCCCAAACTCATCCTCTGGAGCCCGGTGTGCAGGAACGACGTGTCCTGGAACTTTGAGAAGTTCCTCATCGGGTCGGATGGAGTTCCATTCAAGCGCTACAGCCGGAGGTTCCTCACCAGCGACATCGAGGGGGACATCAAGAAGCTCCTCAGCCAGGCGACCTAGAGGGCCCCACCCTCCCGAATGTTGTGCCCCCGCTTGCACCGGCTGGTCGGCGCATCAACGCCCCCCTCTGGGGATCGTTGGGTTCCCACCGAAGCTTCTGCGGCGGGCGTACAACCCTTTTACCAGACCGCCAGTGCTCTGCTAGACACGACGGCCGTGTTCTGTTCGTTTACAGCATGACGACATCCTCCGAAACCACGTCCGTTGTGAGGGGGCTGTCTGATGAAGCGTAAACGCCTGAATGTTTATCGGCTGCATTGTGTCTATGCAAAGCACAGCGGTCTTTTGTGTAAAGAGGACcaataaatgtttttcaaaaCCTTTCCCAACTGCCTCTTAGTGAAATCAtggtataaaaatatatatactttttttttttaagatagaTCTTTAGGTCAAACTCTATAAAAAGGACCGATTTAGTGTGAATTATAAAACTTGATGTGGTGATAGATTGTGTAACCTATTACAAGTTATGGCAGGTAAAGTGACCAATCGAGCGCCTGGTTTTGCAGTAACAGTGCCATTGCCACCTCTGCTGTTACCATGCCAACAGCAGAGAGATTTTTATTTAATCACATGCCAAGAAAAAAAGCTTTCGCAAATTATTTCACAAAAAGCTTATGCCAGCGTTATCACAGCTTCTTAgtattgtttacattttatgtATAATTAATCCAAACAAAACCACTTTGTTGAGGCCTCCAGTCTTTATTGTACTTTGAATTCAAATATGTTCAGTTAAACAAATACCGATAGATATTGGCAATAAGATAAATATGA
The Gasterosteus aculeatus chromosome 17, fGasAcu3.hap1.1, whole genome shotgun sequence DNA segment above includes these coding regions:
- the gpx1b gene encoding glutathione peroxidase 1b, translated to MARMAAKFYDLSAKLLTGETFNFSSLQGKVVLIENVASLUGTTSRDYTQMNELHERYAGKGLVILGVPCNQFGHQENCKNEEILLSLKYVRPGNGFEPKFQLLEKVDVNGKDAHPLFVFLKGKLPYPSDEPGALMNDPKLILWSPVCRNDVSWNFEKFLIGSDGVPFKRYSRRFLTSDIEGDIKKLLSQAT